From Candidatus Hydrogenedentota bacterium:
TGGATTTCGATCGCGACGCGGACTTTGAAAAGATGAACAACGCCGGGCGGAAGGGCCTTCTGGGCCGCTTCAATTCCCGGTTCAACGACAAGCTTCAGACAAGCCGCGGCCCCGACCGGCAGCGGGATGTGGTTGCGGAAACCGCGGCGATGCCCGAGGCGAAAGCCGACGACCTCGCCATGCGAAGGGCCAGAACGGTGAGTGCACAACGAATGATTATCCCCGAGGGCGTCCTGATTGAGGGCTCCCTCACCAGCGGATCGGATACTGACATCGGGGGCCGCATCGAAGGGAATATAACGGTCGAAGGCCGCCTTCAACTTGGGCCGAGCGCCCTGATCTCCGGCAATGTCCGGGCCGTCTCCTGCAAGGTCGAAGGCCTGGTGGAAGGCAAAGTGGAATGCTCCGAAGACTTGGAACTGGGCCCAACGGGACGCCTGAACGCCGATGTCGTGGCGGGCAAGCGAATATTCCTCGCCGGCCAGGTGTACGGTAACGTGACTACCCCGGGCGTGTTGCGCCTGGCCACCACGTCGAGGGTTGAAGGCGATGTGAAAACCCGCAGCATCCTGATGGAAGAGGGCGCCGTGCTGAACGGCCAGTGCGCGATGCGCGCGCCCGCCCAGCAGCAGCCCCCGCAGCAACAACCTCAACAACAGGGGCAGCAGCAGGGCCAGAACTCCCAGGAAAACCGAAAGAAGAAGTAACGACCGATGATTTTAGACATGCCAAGCCTGCTAGTTTTTGGTGTCACCCTGATCCTGTCCCTTTGGGCCCAGGCGAAGGTGAAATGGGCCTATGCCCGCAATGCGCAGATCGCAACCCGGCGCGGGATGACCGGCGCCGAACTCGCCCGCTGGATGATGCGCCAGGAAAACATTGACGATGTGGGCCTGGAGCCGATCGGCGGCGAACTGACGGACCACTACGACCCGCAGGCGAAAGTGGTGCGCCTTTCCCAGGGCGTCTATAACAGCCAGAGCATCGCCGCGCTGGGCATCGCCGCCCACGAGGTGGGACACGTGATCCAGCACGCCCACGGTTACGCCCCCATGCAGCTGCGCTCGTTTGTGTATCCCGTGGCGAATATCGGATCGAAACTCGCCATGCCCCTGATTCTCGCGGGTCTGTTTATTGCCCAGATGCCGTATCTGCTCTGGGCCGGCGTCTACCTTTTCGCCGCGTCCACCGCCTTCACCGTGGTCACCCTGCCGGTGGAGTTCAATGCCAGCAGCCGCGCGCTTCGCGCCCTCCAGCAGGGGGGCATGATGGACGAAGACGAACTCCGCGGGGCAAAGCAAGTCCTCGATGCGGCCGCCCTCACCTATGTCGCGGCGGCGGTTTCGTCGATCCTGTGGCTGCTCTACTACATCGCCATCGCGCGCGGGCGGGAGTAACCTCCTGCATGGCGTTTGGCCCGGCAGCCCGGCACACATCCCGCTTCTACCTCTACGTGGCGCTGGCGGCCTTTGCCGCCAGTGCCGCGCTGTGTTGGCCCGCCACCGCCGCCGATGATTTTGTATTGCGCATGGTGGGGCGCGCCGAGGGTGTGGGCTTCACCGCGCGCCACGCCGCGCTTCAGGCCGCGCGCCAGGAAGTCATCTGGGAGATCCTCAAGTCCAAGATTGCTTCCGGCGATCTGCGCCCCTACCGCGTCATGGTGCGGAACGCCGACGCCTACATTAAGCGGACCGATGAGCTGCATGTGGACACCGCCGGCGGCCACACGCGCGTGGAAATCGACGCCTACGTGGATATCCACGCCCTCGAACAGGACCTCGCCGCCACCGCCAAACCGCGCCTCGCCACGCCGCCGGCGGTGGCCTGCCTGATCGCGGAGCAGGACGAACACGGCATGCTCTCCATCGCGCCCGACAACATCGCGGAGCGGCGGCTGGTCGAAGGGCTCGAAAAGCTGGAGCTGAAGGCGCACGGACACCAGGACACCGCCGTGAAATTCAAAATGCCGGACCTGCACGAAGCCGTGACCGGGAACCTGATCGCCGCGGCGGCCTACGCCCGGGAGTCCCTCGCCGACGCCGTGGTGCTGGGCGTGGTCACCGTTAGTCGCGAGGCGGATCAAGACAAGACCGGCACCGCGCGGACCGTGGCCAGCCTGGAAGCGCGGGTTTTTCGCGGCAGCGATGGAGACCTGCTCGAGGTCTTCGCGCGCTCCGCCGCCATCACCGGCAACGACGCTGACGCTTGCCGCGAGGAGGCGATAGGCGATGCCGTAACGAAGATAGTCGGGAATGTCACCGTCGCCACGGTGCTTTCGGTGCTGAGCTCGCAAAAGCGCGACGAGGTCCTGATCACGCTATCGAATCCCGGGACCCGCGATCGGATGGCGCTCCTGATGGGTTTGATGAGCCAGGACCCCGCCGTGCACTCCATAGAGGAAGCCTACTTCTCCGAGCGCTCCGCGCGCATACGCGTGGGCTACGACGGGCCCATGAGCCGCCTCGTGGATCTAATCGCCGACAAGCTGTACGACGGCTGGCTCCTCGAAGTGCAGGAAGTCATCGGGCGGGAGATGAATCTCCTCATGCGCCCCCTCGCCGAGGGAGAGTAAAAGCCCCGAATCCCCATCCAGGCGGATTGCACTTCCCGCCACGGCGCATCCCCGGCCTGCCCGAGTTCCTACCCCCGTTCGCGCGGCGCGGTATCGATCAATGCATGCTGGCCGGGCGATTCCAACGAACCCGCTTCGCGAAGCGCTTCGAGCGCTTCCGGCTCAACATAGACCTCGTTCCAGTAGCGGAGTGCTTCGCCCCGGGTTATCAGCGGCAAGCGGACCGGCTCCCCAAGCAGGAAGTGGTTGATCGCTGCTTCCACATCGTTGTAGCCGTAATGGGCCCGGATCGGCGCGGTTCCGGAGAAGCGCGGGTTGATTTCAAAACAGACGGGCCCGCGGTTGGTCTGGCGCAGCTGGACGTTGCAGGGCCCCAGCGGCTTCAGCGCCGCGACAATTGACTCGGCGGCGGCCCGGATATCGGGAAAATCACCCAGCGTTGCGCGGAAGGTGGTGCCCGCGACCAAGTCCCGCCGCATGCAACAGCTCGGGGCGAGCACGCCATCCCGATCGGCGAAACAGGCGACGGTGTATTCTTGCTCCGGGCTGCCGGCATACGCCTGAATCAGGTAACCGGGTTTCCGGCGGATGTAATCGAGGTCGGCGGCGTCCTGCACGGCGAAAAAACCGCGCGCTCCGCCGCCCCGACGCGGTTTGGCCACCAGGGGAAACCCGCAACGGGCCGCAAGCGCGTCCACCGAGCCGGGATCGTCGGTTATGGCGCTCTCCGGCCCCTCAGAACCGCGCGCCGCGAGCCACTGCGCGGTTTTCCACTTGTCGTCGCAGGTCTCCATGACCTCCCAGTCGCTCACGAGGCAGCATGCGCCGGTTTCGGCCTCGATCCGGCCCCGGTGTTGCGCGAGCGCCATCAGGACCGGCTCCGCGCCGGACAGAATGAGCTGAACTCCTTCGTGGCGACAGCAATCGATCAGCCAGGGGAGGAACTCGGGCTCGTGCGCCCAGGGAGAGACGCGGGCACGGTCCACCCAGAAGAGCCCGGCATGATCGGCGCGGATATCCGCCCCGACTACGCGGCAGGCGCGACGGGCGCGCGCAAGGGCCTTGAGAATGCCCTGGCTCACATTGCCGCCAACGGCCAGGACGAGCACCGTCA
This genomic window contains:
- a CDS encoding polymer-forming cytoskeletal protein, which translates into the protein MAQDQSSKTDPGHLELDFDRDADFEKMNNAGRKGLLGRFNSRFNDKLQTSRGPDRQRDVVAETAAMPEAKADDLAMRRARTVSAQRMIIPEGVLIEGSLTSGSDTDIGGRIEGNITVEGRLQLGPSALISGNVRAVSCKVEGLVEGKVECSEDLELGPTGRLNADVVAGKRIFLAGQVYGNVTTPGVLRLATTSRVEGDVKTRSILMEEGAVLNGQCAMRAPAQQQPPQQQPQQQGQQQGQNSQENRKKK
- a CDS encoding zinc metallopeptidase produces the protein MILDMPSLLVFGVTLILSLWAQAKVKWAYARNAQIATRRGMTGAELARWMMRQENIDDVGLEPIGGELTDHYDPQAKVVRLSQGVYNSQSIAALGIAAHEVGHVIQHAHGYAPMQLRSFVYPVANIGSKLAMPLILAGLFIAQMPYLLWAGVYLFAASTAFTVVTLPVEFNASSRALRALQQGGMMDEDELRGAKQVLDAAALTYVAAAVSSILWLLYYIAIARGRE
- a CDS encoding ATP-grasp domain-containing protein, with the translated sequence MTPGAPLTVLVLAVGGNVSQGILKALARARRACRVVGADIRADHAGLFWVDRARVSPWAHEPEFLPWLIDCCRHEGVQLILSGAEPVLMALAQHRGRIEAETGACCLVSDWEVMETCDDKWKTAQWLAARGSEGPESAITDDPGSVDALAARCGFPLVAKPRRGGGARGFFAVQDAADLDYIRRKPGYLIQAYAGSPEQEYTVACFADRDGVLAPSCCMRRDLVAGTTFRATLGDFPDIRAAAESIVAALKPLGPCNVQLRQTNRGPVCFEINPRFSGTAPIRAHYGYNDVEAAINHFLLGEPVRLPLITRGEALRYWNEVYVEPEALEALREAGSLESPGQHALIDTAPRERG